A genome region from Chitinophagales bacterium includes the following:
- a CDS encoding GNAT family N-acetyltransferase, translated as MALNTLRWECLPFEQLNNTQLYKIIQLREKVFVVEQNCPYLDTDDKDFQAKHLMAWNNNQLVAYARLLPPGISYKDASIGRFVTAISVRRSGVGKMLMQKCLEQMQVDFPGQSIRISAQEYLRDFYGSFGFAKQGEAYLEDGIPHVEMLR; from the coding sequence ATGGCTTTGAATACACTTCGCTGGGAGTGCCTGCCTTTTGAACAACTGAACAATACACAGCTCTATAAAATCATCCAATTGCGCGAAAAAGTGTTTGTGGTAGAGCAAAACTGTCCTTATCTGGATACAGATGATAAAGATTTTCAGGCCAAACATTTAATGGCCTGGAATAATAATCAGCTTGTGGCTTACGCGCGATTGCTTCCACCTGGTATCAGCTACAAAGATGCTTCTATTGGCCGTTTTGTGACAGCAATTTCAGTACGCAGAAGTGGTGTCGGAAAAATGCTGATGCAAAAATGCCTGGAACAAATGCAAGTAGATTTTCCCGGACAGTCCATTCGCATTTCCGCACAGGAATATTTGCGCGATTTCTACGGAAGTTTTGGATTTGCTAAGCAAGGAGAAGCATACCTGGAAGACGGCATTCCGCATGTGGAGATGCTGCGATAG
- a CDS encoding VWA domain-containing protein, with protein sequence MFIDFFYLLRNDGIKVTLHEYLALLEAVKKGLANYNLDDFYALSKTILIKHENQLDRFDQLFGQYFQGMEAIPNDFFEQIPEDWLRKNLVNQLSEEEKAMIEAMGGMDKLMERFKELMKEQNERHEGGNKWIGTGGTSPFGAYGYNPEGFRVGQEGSRNRRAVKVWDKRNFADLDDSVELDTRNMKMVLKRLRELTREGAEEELDMDGTIRKTSENAGMLDIKMQATKKNRVKVLMLMDVGGSMDDHVELCSRLFSAARHQFKHLEFYYFHNCLYESVWKDNKLRFEERIPTWDILNKYNKDYKVIFVGDAAMSPYEVVAEGGSVEHYNPESGMVWLERMKEHFPNFIWINPNPEYSWEYFQSTQILQEIMENRMFPMTLSGLQKAMKALKDTKIKHQQNTEFLGAKTGRS encoded by the coding sequence ATGTTTATCGATTTTTTTTACTTATTGCGCAATGACGGTATCAAGGTTACCTTGCACGAATATCTTGCCCTTTTGGAAGCGGTAAAAAAAGGACTGGCCAATTATAACCTGGATGATTTTTATGCATTGAGTAAAACTATTTTGATCAAGCATGAAAATCAGCTCGATCGTTTCGATCAATTGTTTGGGCAGTATTTCCAGGGCATGGAAGCCATTCCCAATGATTTTTTTGAACAAATTCCTGAAGATTGGTTGCGCAAAAATCTTGTGAATCAACTTAGCGAAGAAGAAAAAGCCATGATAGAAGCCATGGGCGGCATGGACAAACTCATGGAGCGCTTCAAAGAGTTGATGAAAGAACAAAATGAAAGACACGAAGGCGGAAACAAATGGATAGGCACTGGAGGCACTTCTCCTTTTGGAGCTTATGGTTATAATCCCGAAGGATTTCGGGTAGGGCAGGAGGGCAGTCGCAATCGCAGGGCGGTAAAAGTCTGGGACAAAAGAAATTTTGCCGACCTGGATGATTCCGTAGAACTGGACACCCGCAATATGAAAATGGTGCTGAAAAGATTGCGTGAGCTGACAAGAGAAGGTGCTGAAGAAGAATTGGACATGGACGGTACTATTCGTAAAACTTCAGAAAATGCCGGAATGCTGGACATCAAAATGCAGGCCACAAAGAAAAACCGGGTAAAGGTTTTGATGCTGATGGATGTTGGTGGATCTATGGATGATCATGTTGAATTGTGTTCCCGCTTATTTTCAGCAGCTCGGCATCAGTTCAAACATCTTGAGTTTTACTATTTCCACAATTGCCTTTACGAATCGGTATGGAAAGACAATAAACTCAGGTTTGAAGAACGCATTCCCACTTGGGATATACTCAATAAATACAACAAGGATTATAAAGTTATTTTTGTAGGCGATGCGGCTATGTCGCCCTATGAAGTAGTAGCAGAAGGAGGGAGTGTTGAGCATTACAATCCCGAATCGGGTATGGTTTGGTTGGAACGGATGAAGGAACATTTCCCCAATTTTATTTGGATCAATCCCAACCCAGAATATTCGTGGGAGTATTTCCAGAGCACACAAATTCTGCAGGAAATAATGGAAAACCGCATGTTCCCGATGACTTTAAGTGGATTGCAGAAAGCAATGAAAGCATTGAAAGACACTAAAATTAAGCATCAGCAAAACACAGAATTTCTCGGTGCTAAAACCGGAAGAAGTTGA
- a CDS encoding MoxR family ATPase produces the protein MSFKGTDNYVATDELQVAVNAAMLLEKPIIIKGEPGTGKTLLAEEVAKAMDKKLLTWYIKSTTVAQQGLYEYDAVSRLRDSQLGSDRVQDISNYIKKGKLWEAFEADEQVVLLIDEIDKADIEFPNDLLLELDKMEFYCYELQKTICAKTRPIVIITSNNEKELPDAFLRRCLFHYIRFPEPETMKEIINVHYPNLAGELMRSAMNVFYQIREIKGIKKKPSTSELIDWIKLLLMEQMTPEELDAIKVGEDVPPHVHALIKNEQDLSWLQNLAKSRFR, from the coding sequence ATGTCATTTAAAGGAACAGATAACTATGTAGCTACCGATGAATTGCAGGTAGCAGTAAATGCTGCAATGTTGCTCGAAAAACCAATCATTATAAAAGGAGAGCCCGGAACGGGTAAAACTTTGCTGGCAGAAGAAGTGGCCAAAGCAATGGATAAAAAACTCCTGACCTGGTATATTAAATCAACAACAGTTGCCCAGCAAGGACTTTATGAATACGATGCTGTTTCACGCTTGCGCGATTCGCAGCTCGGTTCTGATCGGGTGCAGGATATTTCCAACTACATTAAAAAAGGAAAGCTTTGGGAGGCTTTTGAAGCCGATGAGCAAGTGGTTTTACTTATTGATGAAATCGACAAAGCAGATATTGAATTTCCCAATGACCTATTGCTTGAATTGGATAAAATGGAATTTTACTGCTACGAATTGCAAAAAACCATTTGTGCAAAAACCCGGCCTATAGTTATAATTACTTCAAATAATGAAAAAGAACTGCCCGATGCTTTTTTGAGGCGTTGTCTTTTTCACTATATACGCTTTCCGGAACCCGAAACCATGAAAGAAATAATCAATGTGCATTATCCAAACCTGGCAGGTGAACTTATGCGCTCTGCTATGAATGTTTTTTATCAAATCAGGGAAATCAAGGGCATCAAGAAAAAACCAAGTACCAGTGAACTGATTGACTGGATTAAGCTTTTACTTATGGAGCAAATGACACCTGAGGAGCTGGATGCGATAAAAGTAGGTGAAGATGTGCCTCCTCATGTGCATGCTTTGATTAAAAATGAACAGGACCTTTCCTGGCTGCAAAATTTAGCTAAAAGCAGATTCAGATAA
- a CDS encoding choice-of-anchor L domain-containing protein translates to MSDQQLAQSLAGNGVTISNVQVNCHSDSYGSFANNNTALEIDSGLVLSTGLISDIPNPAFSFSSTPMLTLGDQDLANTTGIPVDSIFDACSMEFDIEPLSDTLKFKYVFSSEEYHQWVCSNFNDAFAFLISGPDPSGGNYNNKNIALIPGSTQPVAINSVNNGVELFPGFGSGSPCTWGANSCPCNSQYFIDNEALNTDIAYNGLTVTFEAVIPVIPCNSYHLKLVIADVYDGYYDSGVFIEAGSIESSGVSLEAYNNVGGNYPDTIAIRSCVDAYIDFIIDDPIQNDQVLYFNIGGTAVNGVDYSTIPDSVIIPAGDTIAELLINPLPGGNGSPETIVIGLINLCSTTVYDSVVITILDSLPLAIIGPDTISYCQGGSAQLLATGSNNYTWSPSNGLSDPNIADPDVFTNTNTTYTVTTTLGSCTASDSVTVTIDSKLNLDLGFDHIGCSGNAFGTAWLNSTTGTQPFTLLWSTNENTDTINNLSAGTYTLTVTDAGGCEGIDSVTILQTSSINIDSITGNAISCYNGNDGSATVFYSDGTPPYQVVWNNQQTGNTANNLSAGIYTVNVTDSNGCNNSTSITIEQADSIEVAVNTTDVACSGSANGTAEANIIGQFPPYLIEWSNGDIGSIADGLSSGTHQLTVTDSNACSIVRSFNISDMNPILFNLSATDVSCAGRADGAALLSQVSGGTTPYQYEWSTSDTLNTIDSLSAGNYLVTITDDSGCFVIDSVIVDAPMPLDFTSDISDADCAGGDNGMASITASGGTAPYDFLWENGQTGNTITGLLAGEYPFTITDDNNCELVDTISIITTELTLDELTVNDESCPGEEDGAVFVSAAGGTEPYTYTLIGVDSLSEGVFTGLSGGATYQLQVTDAASCVFHQEIIINQSDEITVDFVEEELNIELGESIEIEPVILPEDNGTYNYIWEPSTGLNCTDCSTPIATPPGESIYQLTVYDSFGCAYSNEIKVNVEFPTAQVHLPNVFSPNNDGINDVVSIYGNTAKVKSIHLMIFDAWGEKIFDTRDLTTAIKGWDGTYKGQALSPGVYTYSLNTIFEHQIKADKKHGSITLIR, encoded by the coding sequence TTGAGTGATCAGCAACTGGCCCAATCACTTGCCGGAAACGGAGTGACTATCAGTAATGTACAAGTCAATTGTCACTCCGATTCTTATGGGAGTTTTGCAAATAACAATACAGCTTTGGAAATTGACAGTGGCTTAGTGCTCTCCACTGGTTTGATAAGTGATATTCCTAATCCAGCATTTTCTTTTTCATCTACACCAATGTTGACCCTGGGAGATCAAGACCTTGCCAATACTACCGGTATTCCAGTTGACAGTATTTTTGATGCATGTTCTATGGAATTTGACATTGAGCCCCTATCTGATACCTTGAAGTTTAAATACGTTTTTTCTTCAGAAGAATACCATCAATGGGTTTGTTCAAATTTTAATGATGCATTTGCATTTCTTATTTCCGGTCCAGACCCATCTGGCGGAAATTATAACAATAAAAATATTGCGCTTATTCCCGGATCTACACAACCTGTGGCAATTAATAGTGTAAATAATGGGGTTGAGCTTTTTCCGGGCTTTGGATCTGGATCTCCATGTACATGGGGGGCTAATTCATGCCCCTGTAATAGCCAGTATTTTATTGATAATGAAGCACTCAATACCGATATAGCTTACAATGGATTAACGGTAACTTTTGAAGCAGTAATTCCCGTAATTCCCTGTAATTCATACCACCTAAAATTAGTTATAGCAGATGTATATGATGGATATTATGATTCAGGCGTATTTATTGAAGCTGGCAGTATTGAAAGCTCAGGTGTTTCACTTGAAGCATACAACAATGTTGGAGGCAATTATCCGGATACTATAGCAATAAGGTCTTGCGTAGATGCTTATATCGATTTTATTATTGATGACCCAATACAAAACGACCAGGTTTTATACTTCAATATTGGGGGAACTGCAGTGAATGGCGTTGATTATAGCACAATACCGGATAGTGTAATTATTCCGGCAGGAGATACTATCGCTGAGCTTCTTATCAATCCTTTACCCGGTGGAAATGGCTCCCCTGAAACAATCGTAATCGGACTGATAAATCTATGTTCCACAACTGTATATGACAGCGTTGTCATTACTATACTAGATTCTCTACCCCTTGCCATTATCGGGCCTGATACCATAAGTTATTGCCAGGGCGGTTCTGCCCAACTTTTAGCTACTGGATCCAACAATTATACTTGGTCTCCTTCAAATGGACTGAGCGATCCTAATATTGCCGATCCAGATGTTTTTACAAACACCAATACAACCTATACAGTAACTACTACACTTGGATCTTGTACCGCTTCCGACAGTGTAACGGTTACTATTGATTCAAAATTGAACTTAGACCTCGGATTTGATCATATCGGATGCAGCGGAAATGCTTTTGGAACTGCGTGGTTAAATAGCACTACAGGCACACAGCCCTTTACTTTGCTTTGGAGCACCAATGAAAATACAGATACAATTAATAACCTAAGTGCCGGCACCTATACATTAACAGTAACAGATGCTGGTGGCTGCGAGGGAATTGACAGTGTTACTATCTTACAGACTTCATCAATTAATATAGATAGTATTACAGGCAATGCTATTTCTTGTTATAATGGCAATGACGGTTCAGCAACTGTGTTTTATTCGGATGGTACTCCGCCCTATCAAGTAGTGTGGAACAATCAACAAACCGGGAATACTGCAAATAACCTTAGTGCGGGAATATATACTGTAAATGTTACCGATAGTAACGGTTGCAACAATTCAACTTCTATAACAATTGAGCAAGCAGATTCTATTGAAGTAGCAGTCAATACTACAGATGTTGCTTGTTCGGGTTCGGCCAATGGCACTGCAGAAGCAAATATTATTGGCCAGTTTCCACCCTATCTTATAGAATGGAGCAATGGAGATATTGGCAGCATAGCCGATGGGCTATCTTCAGGAACCCACCAGCTTACTGTTACAGATTCTAATGCATGTAGCATTGTCCGCAGTTTTAATATTTCAGACATGAACCCTATTTTATTTAACCTTAGTGCAACAGATGTGTCTTGTGCCGGCAGAGCTGATGGCGCAGCATTGCTCAGCCAGGTTTCAGGGGGTACTACTCCATATCAATATGAATGGAGTACATCTGATACCCTTAATACAATTGATTCATTAAGTGCGGGCAATTATTTAGTTACCATTACAGATGACAGTGGTTGTTTTGTAATAGACAGTGTAATTGTTGATGCGCCAATGCCCCTTGATTTTACAAGTGATATTAGCGATGCTGACTGTGCAGGTGGAGACAATGGCATGGCAAGTATTACGGCAAGCGGTGGCACGGCTCCTTATGATTTCTTATGGGAAAATGGGCAAACAGGCAATACTATAACCGGGTTGCTTGCCGGAGAATATCCATTTACAATAACTGACGATAACAATTGTGAACTTGTGGATACAATATCAATTATAACAACAGAACTCACACTTGATGAATTGACTGTGAATGATGAAAGTTGCCCAGGTGAAGAAGACGGTGCTGTCTTTGTATCGGCAGCGGGAGGTACGGAACCATACACTTATACACTGATTGGGGTTGACTCCCTTTCTGAAGGTGTTTTTACGGGTTTATCGGGAGGCGCCACTTATCAATTGCAAGTTACAGACGCTGCATCCTGTGTATTTCATCAAGAGATTATTATTAATCAATCCGATGAAATTACGGTTGACTTTGTTGAGGAAGAACTCAATATTGAACTTGGTGAAAGTATAGAAATAGAGCCAGTTATATTACCGGAAGACAATGGTACATACAATTATATATGGGAGCCTTCTACCGGATTGAATTGTACAGATTGCAGTACGCCAATTGCAACACCCCCGGGTGAAAGCATTTATCAACTCACTGTTTACGATTCATTTGGATGTGCGTATTCTAATGAAATTAAGGTGAATGTTGAGTTTCCGACAGCACAGGTACATCTTCCCAATGTCTTTTCACCCAATAATGATGGCATTAATGATGTAGTGAGTATTTATGGAAATACAGCAAAGGTCAAATCAATACATTTGATGATTTTTGACGCCTGGGGAGAAAAAATATTTGATACAAGAGATCTAACTACAGCAATAAAAGGCTGGGATGGAACTTATAAAGGACAGGCTTTATCGCCCGGGGTATATACATACAGCTTAAATACAATTTTTGAGCATCAAATTAAAGCAGATAAAAAACATGGAAGTATTACATTAATACGCTAA
- a CDS encoding TonB-dependent receptor translates to MFLVFFCFYAVAQEKAIIKGTVKDKASDEVLLGVNVAVLGESAGASTDIEGNYSLKLDPGTYRLKFSFLGYDQEIQKISLAAGEERTFDIALGESEEQLNIVVVSGSKYERNLSEETFSIEVLKTDLIENSNNVTLREGIDKLSGVTIYDNQANIRGGSGFTYSVGSRVLTLIDGLPILSVDRSEIRWSQMPLEISDQVEVIKSASSALYGASALNGVINVRTAWAKSKPETKAMIYYNGYAKPRNKELAWWDNSEEPPMRYGAQFSHKQKFGRHDFVVGGNYNKSIGYIRRANSGFHRLSLKYRHRPEKVEGLSYGLGAYLMETDEVDYIFWYDSGDNKYVPFGADLNNWRSEGTLTTSNRKVILLDPFVKYYHGNSKHSLKGRMYRTRLRFSSKNLDTYLYMGEYQFQHSFDFGMNITAGFLGQKATMADKDLGNHQAHNVAPYIQLDQKIGRLSFNIGGRYEHFNLDSIYNAGRPVGSAGLNFQAAKKTYLRFSVGQGFRFPGIAERFVDEQLLDNPPIGAYPNHNLQPEYGYNAEIGIKQGVKIKKWLGYADLAFFWMDYWNMVVFEFGSQTTGENPGLGFSAKNLTRARVAGLEATLVGEGKIGKIPVRVQGGYTYSYAADLSNDTTLRKFGPFVSNMFKAFVLNEEDEALPMLTYRMRHLVKMDIEFDWKKFTIGNEFRIYGKIDQIDKVFELFIPGLTEYREAQPRSSFLWNFRAAYNFGKFGTLGVIINNVLNSEYTVRVARLEPPMNYTLQYKINIGG, encoded by the coding sequence ATGTTTCTTGTGTTTTTTTGTTTTTATGCTGTTGCACAAGAGAAAGCTATAATAAAGGGAACTGTTAAAGACAAAGCCAGCGATGAAGTATTGCTGGGCGTAAATGTTGCTGTATTGGGTGAAAGTGCCGGTGCCTCTACAGATATTGAAGGGAATTATTCACTAAAACTTGATCCCGGTACTTACAGGTTGAAATTTTCATTCCTCGGCTATGATCAGGAAATCCAAAAAATAAGTTTGGCGGCAGGTGAGGAACGCACATTTGACATAGCTTTAGGCGAAAGTGAAGAACAACTCAATATAGTAGTTGTTTCTGGTAGTAAGTACGAACGCAATCTTTCAGAAGAAACATTTTCCATAGAAGTACTCAAAACCGACCTGATTGAAAATTCAAACAATGTCACTTTAAGGGAAGGTATAGACAAATTATCCGGTGTAACGATTTATGACAACCAGGCCAATATCAGAGGTGGAAGTGGTTTTACCTACAGTGTTGGCAGCAGGGTGCTTACCTTGATAGATGGCTTACCAATATTAAGTGTTGATAGAAGTGAAATACGTTGGAGCCAAATGCCATTGGAAATCAGTGACCAGGTAGAGGTCATCAAGTCTGCATCTTCAGCACTATACGGAGCTTCAGCATTGAATGGTGTTATAAATGTGAGAACTGCATGGGCAAAATCAAAGCCGGAAACAAAGGCTATGATCTATTACAATGGCTATGCAAAGCCAAGAAATAAAGAACTTGCCTGGTGGGATAATTCCGAAGAGCCTCCAATGCGCTATGGAGCTCAATTCTCCCATAAGCAGAAATTTGGCAGGCATGATTTTGTAGTTGGAGGAAATTACAATAAATCTATCGGTTATATCAGAAGGGCCAATTCCGGATTTCACAGGCTATCGTTAAAATACAGACATCGCCCCGAAAAAGTAGAAGGGCTTTCTTATGGATTGGGAGCATACCTGATGGAAACGGATGAAGTGGATTATATCTTTTGGTACGATTCAGGAGATAATAAGTATGTGCCCTTCGGTGCTGATCTAAACAACTGGAGAAGTGAAGGGACCCTGACTACCAGTAATAGAAAAGTGATACTCCTGGATCCCTTTGTGAAATACTATCATGGCAACAGCAAGCACAGCTTGAAAGGAAGAATGTACAGGACCAGGTTGCGTTTCTCCAGCAAAAACCTGGATACCTACCTGTATATGGGAGAGTATCAATTTCAACACTCATTTGATTTTGGAATGAATATTACAGCCGGTTTCCTGGGGCAAAAGGCTACTATGGCCGATAAGGATTTGGGCAACCACCAGGCCCACAATGTCGCTCCGTACATTCAGTTGGATCAAAAAATTGGACGGCTTTCATTCAATATTGGGGGCAGATATGAGCATTTTAATCTCGACAGTATTTACAACGCAGGCCGACCAGTTGGATCGGCAGGTTTGAATTTTCAGGCAGCTAAGAAAACTTATTTGCGTTTTTCCGTTGGACAGGGATTTCGGTTTCCAGGTATAGCCGAGCGTTTCGTTGATGAACAACTTCTTGACAATCCTCCAATTGGAGCATATCCTAATCATAACCTACAGCCCGAGTATGGCTACAATGCAGAGATTGGAATAAAACAAGGTGTAAAAATCAAAAAGTGGCTGGGCTATGCCGACCTGGCATTTTTCTGGATGGATTACTGGAATATGGTCGTTTTCGAATTTGGAAGCCAGACCACAGGAGAAAACCCCGGGCTCGGTTTTTCTGCAAAAAACCTGACAAGGGCGCGTGTAGCAGGACTTGAAGCTACTTTGGTGGGCGAGGGAAAAATCGGCAAGATTCCTGTTAGAGTTCAGGGAGGTTATACTTATAGTTACGCAGCTGACCTGAGTAATGATACCACTTTAAGAAAATTTGGGCCTTTTGTCAGTAATATGTTCAAGGCATTTGTGCTAAATGAAGAAGATGAGGCGCTGCCAATGCTGACCTATAGAATGCGACACTTAGTGAAAATGGATATAGAATTCGACTGGAAAAAATTCACCATAGGAAATGAATTCCGCATTTATGGCAAAATCGACCAAATAGACAAGGTCTTTGAATTATTCATTCCCGGCCTTACAGAATACAGGGAAGCACAACCCCGCTCCTCTTTTTTGTGGAATTTCAGGGCTGCTTATAATTTCGGGAAATTTGGAACCCTGGGCGTAATTATCAATAATGTGCTCAATTCTGAATATACTGTCAGGGTTGCACGTCTTGAGCCACCCATGAATTATACCTTACAATACAAAATAAATATTGGAGGGTAA